A single region of the Gossypium arboreum isolate Shixiya-1 chromosome 12, ASM2569848v2, whole genome shotgun sequence genome encodes:
- the LOC108477175 gene encoding HMG-Y-related protein A-like: protein MATEEISRTQGLNPSQQSSSLPDYPQMILEAIEALNEKEGSSMSSIAKHIDSTHSDLPASHSTLLSHHLNQMKQMGQIVMLNNNYTKPDPNAPPKRGRGRPPKPKVPLPPGVVVSPPRPRGRPPKPKDLLAPPKPKSVSTGRPRGRPPKKAKTGTATAPPPPPGVKRGRGRPPKV from the exons ATGGCGACCGAAGAAATTAGTCGAACTCAAGGCCTCAATCCTTCTCAACAATCTTCTTCACTTCCAGACTACCCTCAG ATGATTTTGGAAGCCATAGAGGCATTGAATGAGAAAGAGGGTTCCAGTATGTCATCCATCGCCAAGCACATCGACTCCACTCACTCCGATCTCCCAGCGTCTCACTCCACTCTCCTATCCCACCACCTCAACCAGATGAAACAAATGGGTCAAATTGTTATGTTGAACAACAATTACACAAAACCCGACCCCAATGCCCCACCCAAGCGTGGACGTGGACGTCCACCTAAACCCAAGGTTCCTCTTCCACCTGGCGTCGTCGTCTCTCCTCCCAGACCTCGTGGTCGTCCGCCTAAGCCGAAGGACTTATTGGCTCCCCCCAAGCCCAAATCCGTCAGCACCGGAAGGCCACGTGGGCGCCCACCTAAGAAGGCTAAGACTGGTACCGCCactgctcctccacctcctcccgGCGTTAAGCGAGGCCGCGGTCGACCTCCGAAAGTGTAA